GCCGCCTTCTCCTCGGTCCTGCCGGGTGCCAGGGCTCGGCCCACGGCGGGGCTGCCGGGCGCCGGGACGCCGGGGCTCTGGACGTAGGGGGGGTCGGTACGAGTCCTCGGGCAGCCCTCGGGCCGGACGGAGAGCAGCGGGGCCGCGGGCTTCCCGTCCAGACCCGGGGAGACGTTGACCCTCCGCAGCGAGGAGCTCCTGCGCAGCGCCAGCGAGCCGGCGCTCAGCTGGTGGCCACAGTCCCTCAGCACCAGCCGGCTCAGCACCGCTGCCACGTCCTCGGCGCGGCCACCGCCGCCACCACCCTGGCTCAGGTCCCCGATGCTGATGGATTTGGAGCGGGCCAGGTTGCTCCGCCGGCGCTCGGCCTCACGCCCCGCCAGCGAGGCCCCGGCGGGCAGCGAGAAGGAGGCGCTGCCCGGCACGGCGCCCGCCTGCGGAGAGCCGGGCACCCGCACCGCGTGGTCCGCCTTCACGGGCCCTCGCCGGCACGCTGAGCCGCGCAGAGCATCCCCCCGCTTCGAGGCCCGACCCCGGTCCAGCTCCAGCTTCTTGCCGCGGTCGTccagcgggccgggccggggcggcagGAGGCGAAGCTTGGGGGCCGGGGAGAGCCCGTTGGCGGCGGCGGAGGCCAGCGCGGCGGCGTGGCGCTCCTGGCTCAGGGCCCGGTGCCCACTGGGCAGCTTGGCCACAGCCTTGGGCTGGGCGGTGACGACGCCGTGGTCCCTGGCCCGGCCAACGCGGTGCTCCGAGGCTTGGGGCATCGTGGCGACGGCCGAGAGCGGAGCCCTGGGCGGGGTGAGAGGGACCGGGCTGatgccggcggcgccgggccggcgcggggtggggggggcaccggggcgcACACCCACCTCTCCGagcgcgccgcctcccgccggcaCCGCTCACAGCCCCCCGCGGCGAACAGCCGGCCGGAGCGTCCCGTCGGCGGGGGCCCTGCGGCACAAGGAGGGATGCTCCGGGTCAGCGGACGGGCCCGTGGGGACAGCGCGGCCCCGCAGACCCCCCGCTCGCCAGGGGCGGCGGCACCGGTCTTGTGCCGCGGCCCACGGGCCGGCGGGAGAGTCACGGAGGCGCCTGGTCCCGCCGGGAGCGGCCGCGCAGCGGGGCAGCCGCCTCCCGGACCCTGCTCCGCGGGGACACCCGGCaccggggaggggcggcggcgcagGCCCCGCGCGGAGGTTGCCGGTGCTCGGTTGTGCCCGGAGAGCGGCGCCGGGGGGGTCGGTCCCGGCGAGCGCTCGCTCCTCTCCGGGCAGGTGGGCGGGCAGGGCCCGCTGCGGATGCAGAGCCGgcgcgggccgggggccgcggtgccgccgccgggAGCCGTGGCGCGGGGAAAACCGCGGGCCGCCGGCCCGGGCGAACGGCCCCGCGCCGATGGCAGAGGCCtccgtcccccccccgcggcggccccaGCTCCGGGCAGCCttcgccccgccgccggccccatCCCCGCCCCCCGGGCGCCGTCCCCCCCCCGTGGCCGTTACCGGGCCCCCCGCGGCGGTGCGGAGGCACCGACCCctgccccggcgccccccgccccccccccgccgtacCTCCCGCGGGCCGCCATGGCAACAACTCCCGCAGCACCCGCCGCCATCTTTGTTCCTCCcaccccgccgccccgcccccggcagcCTCACGCGCCGCACTGCGCCTGCGCCGCGCCACGCCCCCGCGTCGCTCTGGAGACCGAACGGCGTCCCCCCCTCCCGTTCCTCTGCTCTTAAAGGCGCCGCCGCACCCGCTCTTCTTAAAGCGACAGCGTCCTCCCATAAAGTGCTACTGCAGGACGGCGcacggcggccgcccccccgggggacggcgggcgcgggggggtgggggtgggcagccCCCTCGCCGGAGCCCCGGAGCAGCAGGCGGGGGCAAGGCCAGGGCTGAAAAATTTATTGGGGAGCAGCAGCGAAGCGGCGGTGGGAGCAGCAGGGGGCGGAGGGGGCGCGCATCCAGCCCCCCCTCGCCGCTCACTTCTCCTTGTGCTGGACGATGCCTTTGGCGACCAGGTCGGGGATCTCCACGGCCAGCCAGGGGCCGAGCTGCGGGGACAGGGGGTGAGCGGCGCGGGGGGAcaccccgcccctccccgggggaCACCCCAGAGCACCACGCCCCCCGACTCACCCCCAACGCCATCAGATGGGCCAAACCGAATTTGGGGACGTTCCTGGCCCACAGGGGCTTGAAGTGGTCGCTGAGGCAGATCTTGCCGCCcctgaggggaggagggaggcgtcagaccccccccggggcacccccagaccccgggacactccccccccccccccccccacccccccccacctgTACATCTTGGCCGTCTTCCCGTCCAGCTCGGGGATGGCGATCTCGGGGGCGGTGGCGGGGTAGGTCACCGGGATCTGGGGCGGGGGCACACGGGGGTCAgcgcccccccgagccccccccagccccgcggtcCCCCCCCCGACCCGCCCCCACTCACGTCAAACTCGATGGCGAACTCGTACTTGAGCAGCTCGTGGATGTACCAGCACCGCCCGGACCACCTGCAACGCACCGGCGGGACCTTCAGCCCCGGCCCCGGAcaccggggcggccccggggcaggggggagcccggcccggcccggccccgctcacccACCGCGTGCCCTCGGCGTTGGACTCCAGGCGGAACCAGTCGTTGTCGGCGCGTTTGTTGTTCTCCACGTActggggggggagcgggggtgaGCGGGGCCGCCGGGAGCGCGGGGGgaaccggggagggggggaaccgGCGGTCCCGGCGCACCTGGATGAGGGCCCGGTACTCCTCCTTCAGCCGCGGCGCCCAACCCTCCCGgtcccgcggccccgccgccgtccgcagcagcggcagctccgccaccgcccgccgcgccgcctcctccGCCATGTCCCGCCGCCGGAACCGCGGCTCGGCCTGGACCGGAAGTGACGTTGCCGGAGGCGCGGGGCCCCCGCCGCCATCTTGCTGCTGGGCGTGACGCGACGGCGCGGGTGGGGGGGGAGCGGTGGGCACCGCCATCTTTACCAGGGGCACGGGCGGGGCCCGACGCCGCCCCGGCGCCTCCATCTTGAGCGCTGGCAGAAGTGAGTTTGTCGGGTCTCAGACGCGCTCACCTgtccccgttccccccccccgtccccccggcaCCAGCGACACGGCAGCGGCTCCAAGGGCTTTTATTGTCACGGGGGGGCCGCGCAGGCCGCCATGGCGGGGCTCAGGCCTGCCCCTCGCCCTTGCCCAGGTCCAGCACGGAGGAGAAGAGGTTGACGATGTTGCTCCGCAGCTCCTGGGCCAGCGGCGCCAGCTGCTTGTTGGCCCGGTCGAAGTAGGCCCTGGGGGAGAGGCGGAGAGTGAGGGGGGCTGAGGGGCGGCCAAGGGCACCCCTGACCCCCTCCGGCCCCCACCGTACTCGGCCTGGCTGCGCAGCTCCTCCGCCTGCAGCCGCTGGGGCAGATCCTTGGTGAAGACAGAGAAGAGCGGGAAGTAGCGGCTGATGTAGTCGTTGACGTCCGGCTCGGCCTCGGGGGCGGCGGGGATTGTTTCCGCGGCCTCGCGCCTCACCACGGCGGCCTGGAGGCGGCCGGCGcagagcagcggcagcagcagcgcagCCGCCAGCAGCTTCATctcggcggggctggggggcctgCAGGGGGGTCAGCAGCGGCCAGCCtgccccgcggctctgcccgctgccccctcctgccccacggcacccccctgcccgccccaTCCCTGCCCATCCCACCCCACGGAACCTCGGTCCCCGcctgccctgtcccagccccgcAGCTCGGCCCCACTGGCACCATCCTGCCCCgttcctgccccatcccaccccgTCCCCGTCCTGCCCGGGCACTGGCTGCTGCTCACCTGGGCAGGACTCCGGGGGCacggggctgtgggtgccccctCGGGGGCTGCTTATATCCCCCGGGGCAGCTCCCGCCCCTGGGCCCAGGGGGCCGTGCCGGCCCCCGCCACAGCCTGGGTAAACACGTCGGGGGTAAGGGTCGCTGCGGGGGACGGCCCCTCCTCATCCCTGCCgagggcggccccgcgccccggggtCCTGTACCCGCGGCCCCCGGCAGGACACGGGTAGTGGGTGTCAACGGCCCCGGGATTTGGGCTGCGGGGGCCCttggggccggggctgccccagcgGTGGCTTGGCTAGTGGCCCCGTGGCACGTGTGACCCCGCGGCGTGTTGTAACCCTGCGGCAGAGCGGGACCCCGCCAGCAGCGCCCGGGACCCCCCTGTTCCCCCGCTGCAGCACCcaccagcccccccgccccggccccgcgggtcccggggccgccccagCCCGGGGTCCCCGCGCGGTGGGGGCACCCCGGGGGGCTGCACACCCGCCCCGGCTGCCGGGGGGCCGAAGGTCATCGCCCGCCTTATCGCTGACCCTCGGCCGCCAACGTGACAGGGTGACTCAGCgcagggcgggcgggggccgACCCCGGGGGGGGGCCACCCATGGGGGGGACCCTGGGGGCTGGGGCCTGGCTCGGGCGCCATCTGGGGACACGTGGCCCAAGGGCGGCGCCGGGCACAAGAACTCTTTGTCCCCTGGGCACGGCcgcggggcgaggaggggacacggggggaacCGGGACGCGGCCCGGAGGTCGAGGGGAcacccggccccgcccccgcggctcAGCCAATGGGCGGCGAGCGCTGCCCGGGCccgcgatggcggcggcggcctcgggcgggcgcggccccgcgAAGCCGcttccggcggcggcggcgcccgcggcCGCGATGGCGGCGcccggcggggacggggggggcgggcggccgtagggccgggccgggccatgGGCAACGCGctgcgccccgccgcgccccgcgccccgcgtCGGGGGGAGCcgctgggcagccccggcagcTTCGATGAGCTGCATCGGCGCTGCAAaggtggggccgggggggccgcggggccgggccggtaCCGGGGGAGGAAcggggcggccccgggagaggcgcggtGGCCCCGCtgaccccccccggcccgcccgctcTCCCGCAGAGGTTTTCCCGCAGCAGATGGAGGGGGTGAAGCTGATCGTCAACAAGACCCTGAGCAGCCACTTCCAGGTCAGGGCggcccgcgggggggggacacacgcagaCTGTGCTGCGTGGGGGCCGCGgaccccccccgctgccccccccgcgccccgctgaCCCGCCGTCCCCGCAGGTGACACACACGGTTCACATGAGCACTCTCGGCCCCTCCAGTTACCACTTCAACGCCACCTTCGTGGGGGACCGGCAGCTTGGCCCCACCGAGGTGAGCCCCCGTGCCCCGGGTGGCCTCGGGGTGGCCCTGGGATGGGGGGTGGCCTGGGGTGGCCATGGGACACCCCCGGGGTGGCCTGGGGTGGTCACCAGCACGGGTGGGGGTTCCCTGTGGGACGAGGGGTCCCGGCCCCCTGAAGCCAGGGACGGGGGCAGGGGGTGTCCCTGCGCCCCCGGCTgaccccccctgtccccaggccTTCCCCACGCTGGTCGGGGACATGGACAACAGCGGCAGCCTCAACGCCCAAGTGCTGCAGCTGGTGGCCGAGCGCATCCGCACCAAAGCCGTCTTCCAGGTGGGAGAGGCCCAGGGGGGTGTCGGGGCGTCGCCGTCCCCCGCGGGCGGTGTCTGGGACAGGGGCAGGACCCGCCGCGGTGCCCGTCCCCTTGCAGACGCACCAGGCCAAGTTCGTGACGTGGCAGTTCGACGGCGAGTACCGGGGGGACGACTGCACCGCCACGCTCACGCTGGGCAACCCCGACCTCCTCAGCGAGTCCGGTGAGCAGAggggtccccccaccccggccgcggggcccgggggAGCCGCGCGCTGAGGGGCCGCGTGTCCCCGCAGTGATCCTGGTGGCCCATTTCCTCCAGAGCGTCACCCCCCGCCTGGTGCTGGGCGGGGAGATGGTTTATCACCGCCGGCCGGGGGAGGAGGGAGCCATCCTGACGCTGGCGGGCAAGTACACGGGTACGCGGGCAACCCGCGGGCACGGCCCTGGGGGGTCCCGCCTTGGCCCCGGGGGGATGCCCCGGCTGCCCTCGCCCCCCGCTTTGCTCCTCTCTTCCAGCTCCCAAGTGGGTGGCGACGCTGAACGTGGGGTACGGCGGGGCCCACGCCAGCTACTACCACCGAGCCAACGAGCAGGTgagcagcccccgcgccccccggacCCCGCTTCTCCTCGCCCCACAGCCTCACATTTTCCACCCCCCAGGTGCAGGTTGGGGTGGAGCTGGAGGCCAACACGCGGCTGCAGGACACCACCTTTGCCTTTGGCTACCAGCTGAACCTGCCACAAGCCAACATGGTCTTCAGAGGTGAGCGAGGAGCCGCGATGGCAcctggcagccccagcaccgGCCGGGCGCTCACCCTGTGTGTCCCCGTTACCCCCCCCCGCAGGGCTTCTGGACAGTAATTGGAGCGTCGGGGGGGTGCTGGAGAAGAAGCTGCCCCCCCTGCCCGTCACCCTGGCTCTGGGCGCCTTCCTCAACCACTGGAAGAACCGTTTCCACTGCGGCTTCAGCGTCATCGTGGGCTGAGGGGCCGCGGGGGTGGGCGGCACGTGCCACCGTCCTGCTCAGGGagccgccgcgccgcgggggcgCCGGCCGGGCCCTGCTCCTGCGCCGGGGGAGCCCGCAGAGGGGCGACCTGGTCCCTCGAGGCCAGGGGACACTGTGTGACAGCGCGCGGTGGCTGGTCGCACCGAGGAGCGGCCAGTGCTTGGGGCCGGgggcccgcggcggccccgcgccaccctccctgccccggcgccgcgctcccctctgctcccccccagctccaccCCGGGTTCCCTCCAAGCGGCGCAGCACTTTGTTCTGGGTTCACGCGCCCGTGGGGCCTGGGAGAATAAAGGAGCTTTACTCTGCCCGGTGAGTGCGCTGGCGGGTGGCAAGTGCCATGGGGCCGCGGCACGGCACGGGTTTCAGCTGATGATTTCGGAGAGCAGTGGCGTCATGGAGGAGAGGTCCTGGATGTGGAGGATCTGCCGCGTGTTCTCCATCTTCAGCGTCTGCAGCTccgtcagcagcagcagcagctttgcgtAGAGAAACCTTGggggagggacacggggacacccggCTCGGACCCGGCGGCCATCCCCGCAGCAGAGGGGCCGTGGCCCTGTGGGCAGGCGCGTACCTGCCCCCGGGCATGGGGTGCCGGTGGTCGATGTAGCTCTTGAGCGTCAGCGCCACCTTCTCCTGGAACTGGTCGATGACGTCCCGCTGGGCGACACCAGCGTGGTCTGGGGGCACGAGGGGGGACCCTGTCAGCGGGGCCGAGGGGACACGCGGCCGCCACGGCCCCCCCCGGTCCCCACCTGGCGAGAAGAGCCGCATGGCCTGGAGCAGCACGTACTCGGCCTCGTGCAGCTGCAGCTTCTTGAGGCTGATGTGGAACTTGAGCAGCGGCTCCAGGTAGATCTGCTGGAACCCGGCTGGGGGGAGCGCGGTGGTGATGGCCGGGCTGGGGCCGCGGCTGtcccccgctccccggggccgccccccgcctcaCCCAGTGCTCCGTCCTGGATGGTGTAGCAGTGCTGCCCGCACTCCCAGGCCTTGGTCTCTGCGTTGAAGACTGTGTTGAACTGGATCTGGCAGATCTCCAGGGTCGCCCCTTTCAGCAGCGAGATCTGGTCGTCGATGGGCAAAgtcctggggggggggttgggggggaggcgtcagggcaggggcagccccgggggtcTCCCACCCAccgtccccccaccccagacctGAACACCGGGATCTCCTTGGCAAAGCTGATGACCTGCTGGATCATGAAGGTGCTGAGGTCGGCGAAGTGGGGCAGCATGGAGAAGACGTCGGGCAGCACGTCCTCGTCCAGGCAGTCGGGCTGCAGGGCCGGCGGCTCCAGGGGGCTCTGCGGCTGCGGGCTGGGCACGTAGAGGCGCACGGCGGGCTGCAGCGGCCAGGGCGTCAGCGCCAGGCCGGGGCGCCCGCGGGGACGGCTGGGCCCCAGGGGGTCCCCGCTCACCCAGTAGTGTGTGAACTGGGAGAAGCTGGAGTCGAAGGTGCGCTGGTGGGCCGCGATCAGGATGTCGATGAGCTCCTGCTGCTCCGCCGTCAGCCCCGCCGGCGGGTCCCGCGCcacccgccgctgcccccgcAGTGCCCGCCGCTGCTGCAGCGCTTCCTCCGACATGATCActgcggccgccgccgcgcggggaCCGGGGTCACCGCTGGCATCGGATCCCCCGGTGCTTGGAGGCGCCGGTGCCCCGTGATCCCCTTCCTACAGGGCGTCCCCTCTGttccccctcccctgcacccccctgctgTCACCTCTGTGCTCCCGTCCCTTGCTTTCCCCTCACCCCTGGGCTGCCCCGTCCTCTCTGCCCCGTCCCCTCCCCTGCTGTCCCACCCGGGCTGGTGCTCTCTTTCCCGTgtccccccttctcccctctaGGTCCCCCTCACGCCCTTTCCCACGTGTCCTCCCCATCCCTTCTGCTCTATCTCCCCCTCCTCCCACCAGgagtcccctgtgtccccccccgtgtccccccagccgtccccgtgtccctgtgctCACTGTCCTTCCGCATGCCCACATCGAGGCACTTCTGGAGGCGACAGGCCTGGCACTGCCGCCGCTTGGCCTTGGTGACGGGGCAGCTCCGGGCGAAGGGGCAGGTGAAGCGGACGCCCTTGTTGATGGAGCGTCTGGGGGGACATGGGCCCGGGGCCCGGCTGTGAGGCCACGGGGACTGTCCCTGTGTGTCcccgggggggcagagggggctgggggagaggatGTCCCAGGGCAGGAGCCACCTCCAGGGCCCTGTCATCACTGTGCCCCGAGCATGGCGGGGCGGTGGCCGTCCCGTCTTGTCCCACCCAGTCCCCATCCATGGGACCGTCTtcttccaccccaccccactgTGTCTTGTCCCATCCTGCCCTGTCCCCTCGTCCCATCCCATTTTATCCCATCCTGTCTCATTTTATCCATCCCATTTTGGTCCATCTTGTCCCATCGCATCCTTTCCTGTCCCATCCCATATTGTCCTTTCCCACTCtgtcctgccccatcccaccctgTCCCCCTCCTCTGTCCCATCCCACGTCACCCCACCCTGTCCCACCTCACCCCACGGGGGCAGCCCCCACCTGAAGAAGCCCTTGCAGCCCTCGCAGGTCATGACGTGGAAGTGGTACCCGGTGGCGCGGTCCCCGCAGACGGCGCAGACcttctcctcctccgcctcctccccccCGGGGCCGCGTGGCAACGGGCAGGGGCTGCCCTCCGCGTCCGAGGGGCTCGACACGGACATGGCTGGGACGCAGGTGACAGCACCCAGACCGGGGTGGCCGCAGCGAGGACAGAGCCTGCAGGAGGGGGTGAGCGGGGGGGGTGTACACACACCGCAGCTCCCGCTTGAGCGATGCCCGGCACCGCGCTCCGCCGGCAGCACGGCCCGTCCCGTGGCTGCTGCCCCGACACCGGCTCCTGTGCCCCgtcccctgtgtgtcccctcGAAGCTGCAGTGTCCCCCCTCGCCCCACAGCACACCTCTCTCGTGCCCCCGCCTGCCGCCgtgaccccccaccccagccaccaCCAAACCGCCCCCATGACGCCCCCGAAGGTGGCCGGTGCCCATCGGTGCTGGTACCTGGGACCCGGTGCCCACCGGTGCCACGCAGTGAGGGGACACCCGGCCCCTGCTCGTCCCTGACGTCTCCCAGCCAGAGCCCCGTGGAGTTTGAACCTTGAACTTGAGTGACGCTGCGGCAGGCGGGGACAGGCCGcatgggggggggacaggcagcacggggggggggacaggtaGGGACAcatgtgggtgctggggggcgttTGGGGCAGAACCCGCAGGGGACAGGGACCACGGCGGTGGCCGTCCTGCCGTTGGTGGCCCCGGAGGAAGGTTCCCGTCACCGGACGCCCCGGGCAgcgcctgtgtccccccccccgggtgtcACCTCCCACCTTTGGGGTGCTCTGGGATGGCAGCAGCTCAGGGGGGACAACGGCCACGaaccccccccgggtccccccagGGTCCGGCTCCGCGGGGCGTCGAGGctcggggggggtgggtgtgcgACACGCGGGGGTCAGGTCCCCACCCGGCACCTCCCCCGCGCCCCATTGGCTGCCCGCGGCCGTCACTCAACCGCGCCCCTATAAAGGCGGCGGCAGCGCGAGGCGCCCGCACCGGGAACGGCGGCGGCACCGGAGCGACCATGAGCGGGGTGAGGGCCGGGCGGAACGGGGCTTTCCCTTTTGCCGTTAGTTTTAGCGGTGGGCCGGGGGGGAATTGCCCCGggaatggcgggggggggggatgctgcaCCCCGGAGGGGAGGGGCTGGAGACGGGGGGGGACCGCGGGGGCTCCCCGGCAAAGCGGAGCCCGTTGCCCCCCTACCCCGGTGAGGGTTTGCTGCGGGGGGCCCCGTGTCACCCCCGGGCACCTTTTTTCTCGCCGCAGCGCAGCCCCCACGAAGCCCCCTCCGCGGCGGAGGCCCCCGGCGGGCAGGAGGAAGGTGAGGACCCCCAACACCAGTGTCATCCCTGCCCgagcccccccgggacccccgctCTGCCTTGGGGGGTCCCACAGAGCCCCCAGGATCTGTGCCCCCACCatggtgggggacacacacacacctgaaAGGATTTGGGGATCTGCTCTGTCCTTCCCCTGTCccctgggggggtggtggggtgccGCCCCGGGTGTaccctgctgctggggggggggggtgtcagggtgctggggtgggtctgggggtgccaggctgcagccagggcagccTCTGTCCTGTGTCCCCCCTCCTCAGCCAAAGCTGGTGACCCCaagaaggtggaggaggaggagatcgACATCGACCTGAGCGCGCCCGAGACGGAGAAAGCCGCGCTCGCCATCCAGGGGAAATTCCGCCGCTTCCAGAAGCGGAAGAAGGAGTCGGGGCCCTGAGCAGCTCCGGGGTCCCGGGACCCCCTGCCCGCGGCGGGCACCCCGCTCTTCGCGTGGGCACGGTCCCATCCCGACCTCTGCCGCACCGGGGCTGCGAGCGGAgccgggggggctcggccctTCCCTACCCCTCGCCCACCCCTGAGCCAGGACCCTGAGTGAAGCTGGGGGGTCGATGTGGGGGGGACGCGGCTGAATCCCACGCCCCCCGGAGTGGAGGTGGCCCTTGTGCGGGGGGGCGGGCACGGGAACGCTCTTTTCCCTGGGGCAGCCTCCATTTCCCCGGCCGCGGCAGCGATGCTGCCTgctggggatttgggggggacaCCAGTGTCCCCTGAGCGGGGGGAGCCCCTGTCCCGGCCCAGGAGGTGGGACGCTGTGGGGAGGGCGGGTCTGGCTGCAGCCCACCATGGGAAACGGGGTCCCCCCCGGCACTGAGTGCTCCCCAGCCCGCACTGCCCCCTCCCCACGCTCCTGTCATCGTCCCCTCCCCTGGGGGGGGTCAGCATGTGTAAAGAATAAACCATCCGAGAGAGGAGCCGGGCCGGTGCGTGGtctgtggggggggggggcgcggggactGTCCACCGCCGggcaggacccccaggtccccctTTGGGGGAGCGGGTGGAGCCCCCCGTTAAAagcagccctgggggtgccagACGGTCCCCGCCGGGCGGAGGGGCAGGATGTGGGTGGAGGGTTCCCCCATCGAGATGGGACCCCTCGGCTGGAGCTTTGGGAACAGCTTCCCCCCCCGGGCTCGTCTGTCACCCTCccatttgaggtttttttcccatgaaaatcAGCTTAATTTATCAGCCGCTGGGTCTCAGCCCCTGGCGCCGTGGCCCCATTTTCCCATCACGCCGCTCTGTGCAGCGGTGATGAGAGATGCTGCCACTTGCTCCTCTTCCTCGGGGGATGAAGGCCTCGCAGGGCTGTGTCCCTCCAGGCATCAAAGTTTTTCTCTCGGGGCTGACTTTGGCAGCGGGGGTCCCGCTGCGGCACCGCCGAGAGCTGGAGGTACCTGCCGGTGGTGAGGAAAAAAGTGCGTTGGGGTGGTTGAAATAAAAccgttgggtttgggtttttttttggttttgggttttttgtttttttttttttttttttttttttcaggaggattTCTGCGCACTCGGGGGCAGGGCCGGTCCCTGCGGGGCCCGATGCTGCGGGGTGACCGGGGACGCCGGGCCCGGCACGGAGCCGCCCGCAGCGCCTCGGCAGAAATAGCtccctggaaagaaaaacagcgTCGGTGGCCAAGGGAAAGGGCCCAGGGGACACCCCGGGGTCGGGCTGGGCCCCCGCTCTCTCTGCAGACTTATTAGGGAAAAGACAGttctggggccggggggggcggcgcgggggcccCTCGCTGGGACGGTGCCGCGgcgggatggggctgggggggcgcagAGTCAGCCCAGCGCCCCCCGGAGCCGGGGCTGTCGTCCCTCCCTGAGCCCCCGCTGCCAGGATGGGGACGGTCACCGCTGGGTGGGTGATGGCTGGGGGGGGAAAACCCCCCGCCACACCCCCAGGGCTGTGCACCCAGGGCAGCGCCTGAGGCGGGGCCTCTGTTAACTGGCGTTTGCTTTAATTAACACAGGGGGACTAGGTGGCCCCgagggggggctgcggggggtccctggggtgctgtgaGTTTGCCCCTGAGATGTCACCCCACCCCTGGGGAAACCGGGGCAGCGGCAGCGACGCCCCTTTCCCTGGGGGGGCTCCATGCAGCGAGTTCACAAGTGCTCAGCCACtctctgccccccctccccgacacccccccccaccccccccgaacGGGGAACAGCGACGAGCCGGGGCGGACGAGGGGCTCCTGGAGATGTGAGTTTTATTAATGGCgccgtggggaaggggggggacacagacagggTGTAGAAAAACACGTCGGGGAGCGGCGCCCGGCTCT
The nucleotide sequence above comes from Athene noctua chromosome 29, bAthNoc1.hap1.1, whole genome shotgun sequence. Encoded proteins:
- the NR1I3 gene encoding nuclear receptor subfamily 1 group I member 3, whose translation is MRPVPACRSVTQVQGSNSTGLWLGDVRDEQGPGVPSLRGTGGHRVPGTSTDGHRPPSGASWGRLCPRCGHPGLGAVTCVPAMSVSSPSDAEGSPCPLPRGPGGEEAEEEKVCAVCGDRATGYHFHVMTCEGCKGFFRRSINKGVRFTCPFARSCPVTKAKRRQCQACRLQKCLDVGMRKDMIMSEEALQQRRALRGQRRVARDPPAGLTAEQQELIDILIAAHQRTFDSSFSQFTHYWVSGDPLGPSRPRGRPGLALTPWPLQPAVRLYVPSPQPQSPLEPPALQPDCLDEDVLPDVFSMLPHFADLSTFMIQQVISFAKEIPVFRTLPIDDQISLLKGATLEICQIQFNTVFNAETKAWECGQHCYTIQDGALAGFQQIYLEPLLKFHISLKKLQLHEAEYVLLQAMRLFSPDHAGVAQRDVIDQFQEKVALTLKSYIDHRHPMPGGRFLYAKLLLLLTELQTLKMENTRQILHIQDLSSMTPLLSEIIS
- the PCP4L1 gene encoding Purkinje cell protein 4-like protein 1, yielding MSGRSPHEAPSAAEAPGGQEEAKAGDPKKVEEEEIDIDLSAPETEKAALAIQGKFRRFQKRKKESGP